AATTACTCATAAATCAACAAAGCCTCCAATTACCAAGCAAAATGAGAGAATGCTCTGTTGGCTTCAGCCATTCTGTGAACATCCGTTTTTTTCTTAAATGAATTACCTCTACCTTGGGACGCTTCCAAAATCTCACTCGCCAAGCGTTGTCCCATAGTTTTATCCGATCTATCGGAAGCTGATTCTATCAACCATCTTAAAGCAAGCGCAAGAGCTCTTCTTGGCATTACTTCTGTAGGTATTTGATAAACACCGCCACCAACTCTTCTAGATTTCACTTCAACTGATGGCTTTATCTGAGATATGGCTTTTTCAAATATTTGGTAAGCCTTATCATCTCCACCATTTTTTTCAGCAATAACATCAAATGCTTCATAAACTATGGAGCAGGCTAAATCTTTTTTGCCTCTTTCCATAATCATATTTATTAATTTTTGAACTACAAAAGAGTCGAACCTAAAATCCGTTCCAATATCTCTTATAGCGTTTACCGACTTACGTCTAGGCATTAGGCACCACCTTTCTTGCGCTTAGCACCATATAAAGAACGACCTTGTGCCCTCTTTTCAACACCTTGTGTATCAAGAACGCCACGTATGATATGATATTTAACACCCGGTAAGTCTTTTACTCTACCGCCCCTTATCAAAACAACTGAGTGCTCCTGAAGATTGTGTCCTTCACCAGGAATATATGCAGTTACTTCTTTTCCGGTTGTTAATTTAACCCTGGCAACTTTTCTAAGAGCTGAGTTTGGTTTTTTTGGCGTCATAGTATAAACACGCACACAAGTTCCCCTTTTTTGAGGGCAACTATTCAAAGCGGGAGATTTCGTTTTTCTCTTGGGCGCAACACGCTTTGAACGAACTAGCTGATTAATTGTTGGCATACCGTCTTTCCTAAAAATTATAAAATAAACAAAAATTCAATTTATATTCACAAATCATAATCAATTCATCGAACAATAAAATATGGGTAATAATGCTCAAAAATGAATTAACAGCAAGTTTAATTTTATATTTTTTTTATTTTTTTTCAAGCAAAACAATCAAAGAATAGTCAAAATTTTGCACAAAATGTATACTACTGTCGTAATGTGATGTAAATTTTTACCGTCTAAAAAATTAAAAGGGATGTAATCGTGTCAATAAATGCCTTATTTTTCGTTTTTTCCTCAAAACTATTACCTCTAGCTTTTGCAATTATTGGATTTGGTCTTCTAATAACAATTCATGAGTTCGGTCATTTTATTTTCTGTAAAATATTTAATATTCACACTCCAACATTTTCAATCGGAATGGGACCGAAGTTATTAGAACATAAATTTGGTCAAACAAATTTCAGATTATCTATGATTCCAATAGGCGGCTATGTAGAAATTGCAGGATTATCCGAAGTTGGACAAGGTGAACAAGAATTTGCAAAGCACGAAGGTGAAAATTCTTTTACAAAAAAACCTTACTGGCAGAAATTTTTTGTCTTAAGTGGTGGTGTTTTATTTAATCTAATATTTGCATATCTAATTTATTCTTTTTTATTTATGATTGGAATACCTAAAAAATCGGCATCTTTAAACATATCATCAAAAATAAATATTGAGATTGAGAAAAAAACAAAATTAAAAGCTCAAGACAAAATTATTGCAATAAATGATATAAATATTAGCAACGAACCTACGCTATTTTTTAAAATAATTAAAAAGAACTTGATAAAGCCACTGCTTAAATCATCAACAAGTAACATAAAACTTACGATATTAAGAAATAGTCAGCAATTGGATATAATTTTGGATCCAAGCAATAAAGATTTTAATAACAAAATTATCGAAATCTTAGAACCAAAATCAGAACAGCTTGTCGGGCAATATGAAAAATATAATATTTTTGATGCTGTAATAAAAGGAATAAGTACAACAAATGAAATAATCAAACAAATGGTCAAAGGCATAATAACTCTTATAAAATCAAAAAGTCTACAAGGTGCCGGGGGCCCAATATTAATTATTTCACAAACATATCAAACAGCACAAAGAGGCTTAATTCCACTATTATTATTTTTGGCGCTTATTAGCATAAATCTTTCAATAATAAATATTTTACCTATTGGCGCTTTGGATGGCGGGCAGCTTCTTTTAGTTAGTATAGAAGCAATAATCAGAAGAGAAATTCCTGAAATAATAAAAAATATAATTAATATGGCTTCTTGGGTAGCACTATTAAGCTTAATAGTTTACTTATCATACAAAGATATAGTTCTATTGTTTAATAAATAAAAATTTAGGGCTCATTAAATGAGCCCTTTTTAATTTATCAATTTCCAATTATCCAGATTATTTATATAATCTTGCACAACAAGTCTATTAAAACTGTGTCCGGTTTTTTTTGCAACAACTTTACCGGCCAAATTTTTACCTAATAAAGATAAATCTCCGATTAGATCTAGCAATTTATGTCGCACAAATTCATCGCGAAATCTAGGCGTGTTAATAAAATCATCTTGTCCAATTACAACGGTATTTCCCAAAGATGTTCCTTTAGCCAAACCATGTTTTTTTAAAAACGGCAACTGATCTAAAAAGCCAAAGGTTCTAGCCGGTGCAATTTCTTTAATAAAATAATCTAAAGATAATTCTCCACATAATCTACCTTTACCAACTAATGGGTGTGAAAAATCTGCAGAATAATCAAAAAATAAAGAATTACTATACTCGCCATTAATTTTTTCAGCTGGATAAATTGATATACTTCTATCGTTTTTTTCATCATTAAAGGAAATTATTTGCTTAGAAGATATAAATTCTTTTTTTTTATTTTGTTCTTTTATGCCTATTTTACTTATACAATTTACAAAACCTATACAACTTCCATCCAATATTGGAACTTCAACGCCTTGAATTTCTATTAATAAATTATCTATCTGAAATGCATTTACAGCCGCCATAAGATGCTCAAGCGTACTAATCACAAATTTATCTTTTTTTAAAACAGATGCATGCATAGCTTCTTGCGGAATAATGGATCCAATTTTTATCTGAAATTCTCTAAGATCATTATTGATAAAAACAATACCTGAATCAATTTGCGCAGGATGTAAAATTATTTTAGAAGATAAGCCAAAATGTACACCGATTCCCGAAAAGGACACACTTTTATTTATTGTTCGTTGAAACATCTGGAAACACCTATAAAAAAAGCAGGATATTAATCCTGCTTAATTTTAACCTCAAAATAATTATATTTTTACGCTTTAAAACCAATAAGTTGAGCACCGTGAGGATGTTGTTCTCCAGCATAAACTTTTAATTTTTTGATCGTTTGGCTTGTAAGCTTATTTTTTGGCAACATTCTTTTTACAGCAAGTTCTATCAACATTTCCGGTTTCTTTTCAAGCATTTGTTTTGCTGTAATTTCTTTTAAACCGCTTCTCCATCCTGAATAAAATGGATATGTTTTATCTTCTAATTTTCTACCTGTAAGAACAATTTTTTCACAGTTTATTACAACAACATAATCACCGGCATCCGCATGACGTGTAAATTCAGGTTTATCTTTACCTCTTATTATGTCTGCAATCTCAGTTGCCAGACGACCCAAAACTTTACCATTTGCATCGATTAAATGCCATTTAGGAGTAACATTTTCTTTTGAAGCAAAATAAACTTTATTCATATCCATGGTTAATAAATCCTTAATTAACTAACTTTTTTAATACTAGTGTAAGAAAGTTAAGTTTAAAATAAAAAAAAGCACAGGTCAATAAGAATAAACTGAGTTATTTATTCTTATTTTCAACAATAACTCTAATAAATTCTTTAAATAATGGGTGTGGCTTTAGTAGCGTTGACAAAAATTCAGGGTGAAACTGTGTCCCAATCATAAACTTATGATTTTTTATTTCAGCAATTTCTACTAAATTTTCTTTTTTATATATTCCGGAAAACACTACTCCATTTTTTTCGAATTCTTTTTTAAATTTATTATTAAATTCATATCTGTGTCTGTGTCTTTCTAAAATAGCATCTTGTGCATAAATATCTCTCGCCCTTGTATTTTTAATCAAACTACAAGTATAAACACCTAAACGCATTGTTCCACCCTTTTTATCTATGTTTTTCTGTTCTTCAATCATAGAAATTACGGGATATTTAGTTTTTTTATCAAATTCAGTACTTGATGCATTTTTAAATTTCAAAACAGATCTGGCAAATTCTATAAGCATAATTTGCATGCCCAAACAAAGACCAAAATATGGTATATTATTTTCTCGTGCATATTTTGCACATGCAATTTTACCTTCTATACCACGCTTATCAAACCCACCCGGAACAACTATTCCATCAATATTTTTAAAAGTTTCTTCAAATTCTTTTTTACTGATATTTTCAAGCTTTTCAGCTTCAATTACTTCTATAGTTACGCCAACATTGTTGAAATTAGCCGCCGTTTCTATAGCTCTTACAACACTCAAATAT
The sequence above is drawn from the Candidatus Dependentiae bacterium genome and encodes:
- the rpsG gene encoding 30S ribosomal protein S7 codes for the protein MPRRKSVNAIRDIGTDFRFDSFVVQKLINMIMERGKKDLACSIVYEAFDVIAEKNGGDDKAYQIFEKAISQIKPSVEVKSRRVGGGVYQIPTEVMPRRALALALRWLIESASDRSDKTMGQRLASEILEASQGRGNSFKKKTDVHRMAEANRAFSHFAW
- the rpsL gene encoding 30S ribosomal protein S12; this translates as MPTINQLVRSKRVAPKRKTKSPALNSCPQKRGTCVRVYTMTPKKPNSALRKVARVKLTTGKEVTAYIPGEGHNLQEHSVVLIRGGRVKDLPGVKYHIIRGVLDTQGVEKRAQGRSLYGAKRKKGGA
- a CDS encoding site-2 protease family protein, encoding MSINALFFVFSSKLLPLAFAIIGFGLLITIHEFGHFIFCKIFNIHTPTFSIGMGPKLLEHKFGQTNFRLSMIPIGGYVEIAGLSEVGQGEQEFAKHEGENSFTKKPYWQKFFVLSGGVLFNLIFAYLIYSFLFMIGIPKKSASLNISSKINIEIEKKTKLKAQDKIIAINDINISNEPTLFFKIIKKNLIKPLLKSSTSNIKLTILRNSQQLDIILDPSNKDFNNKIIEILEPKSEQLVGQYEKYNIFDAVIKGISTTNEIIKQMVKGIITLIKSKSLQGAGGPILIISQTYQTAQRGLIPLLLFLALISINLSIINILPIGALDGGQLLLVSIEAIIRREIPEIIKNIINMASWVALLSLIVYLSYKDIVLLFNK
- the lpxC gene encoding UDP-3-O-acyl-N-acetylglucosamine deacetylase, yielding MFQRTINKSVSFSGIGVHFGLSSKIILHPAQIDSGIVFINNDLREFQIKIGSIIPQEAMHASVLKKDKFVISTLEHLMAAVNAFQIDNLLIEIQGVEVPILDGSCIGFVNCISKIGIKEQNKKKEFISSKQIISFNDEKNDRSISIYPAEKINGEYSNSLFFDYSADFSHPLVGKGRLCGELSLDYFIKEIAPARTFGFLDQLPFLKKHGLAKGTSLGNTVVIGQDDFINTPRFRDEFVRHKLLDLIGDLSLLGKNLAGKVVAKKTGHSFNRLVVQDYINNLDNWKLIN
- the rplM gene encoding 50S ribosomal protein L13 — encoded protein: MDMNKVYFASKENVTPKWHLIDANGKVLGRLATEIADIIRGKDKPEFTRHADAGDYVVVINCEKIVLTGRKLEDKTYPFYSGWRSGLKEITAKQMLEKKPEMLIELAVKRMLPKNKLTSQTIKKLKVYAGEQHPHGAQLIGFKA